In the Pedosphaera parvula Ellin514 genome, one interval contains:
- a CDS encoding RidA family protein, translating into MPKKEIKHPEKEKSTGAYSAAVEIDGWIYVSGQGPLDAKTALPIRGTIEEETKLTLTHVATILKAAGCSLNDVVKSTVHLSDINEFDRFNATYKEFFKDVAVLPARTTVQSVLWSNIKVEIDVIARKH; encoded by the coding sequence ATGCCGAAGAAAGAAATTAAACATCCCGAGAAGGAAAAAAGCACAGGTGCCTACTCTGCCGCCGTGGAAATCGATGGCTGGATTTATGTCAGCGGCCAGGGCCCACTCGATGCCAAAACCGCCCTCCCCATTCGCGGCACGATTGAAGAGGAAACCAAACTCACCCTTACCCACGTCGCCACCATTCTCAAAGCCGCCGGCTGCTCGCTGAACGACGTGGTAAAAAGCACCGTCCACCTCTCCGACATCAACGAATTCGACCGCTTCAACGCCACTTACAAGGAATTCTTCAAGGACGTCGCCGTCCTCCCTGCCCGCACCACCGTCCAATCAGTCCTCTGGAGCAACATCAAAGTGGAAATCGACGTCATAGCTCGCAAACATTAA